The following coding sequences are from one Granulicella arctica window:
- a CDS encoding cation:proton antiporter, translating into MTLLLVQMTTVLLTALFCGWVARKLGQARVIGEIVGGILVGPSVFGRIAPHASARLFPQSSFGSFEVLSTVGLILFLFLIGSELDYAQLRRQRATAVLASLMSILFPFIMAAVVAHSLRIRFAPDGIGRIPFVLFLGISMSITAFPVLARILEERRLQSTALGTTALMCAAVDDVCAWSLLAVALTLIPHDGETMALSYRLLWLVVYLVVMLGVVRPLGNWVSGRQRSIGLSYELLGVVVAVVLASAAATEAIGVHPLFGAFLAGVCFPRIERWQSEVRTRLDMIVSVLLLPLFFALTGMRTRLDLLSGGRIWFWTAIVLVVAVAGKMGGAVLAARWTGQSWQNAMALGALLNTRGLVELIVLNIAYNAHIFSPTLFTMLVVMALITTMITTPMLDLLGIKHGAEKTKDVSEMEAA; encoded by the coding sequence ATGACGCTATTGCTGGTTCAGATGACGACCGTTTTGTTGACCGCGCTGTTTTGCGGGTGGGTTGCGCGCAAGCTGGGGCAGGCGCGGGTTATCGGTGAGATTGTTGGCGGGATTTTAGTTGGACCTTCGGTGTTTGGCAGAATTGCGCCGCATGCTTCGGCGAGATTGTTTCCGCAGAGCTCGTTTGGATCGTTTGAGGTCTTGAGCACGGTTGGGCTGATTCTTTTCCTGTTTTTGATTGGGAGCGAGTTGGATTATGCGCAGCTTCGACGACAGCGGGCTACGGCGGTTCTTGCGAGCTTGATGAGTATTCTGTTCCCGTTCATCATGGCTGCGGTGGTGGCTCATTCGTTGCGGATACGGTTTGCTCCGGATGGGATTGGGCGCATTCCTTTTGTGCTGTTTCTTGGCATCTCGATGAGCATTACGGCATTTCCGGTGCTGGCTCGTATTTTGGAGGAGCGGCGGTTGCAGTCGACGGCGCTGGGGACGACGGCATTGATGTGCGCGGCGGTGGATGATGTGTGCGCGTGGTCTCTGCTGGCGGTTGCGTTGACGCTGATTCCGCATGACGGCGAGACGATGGCGTTGTCGTACAGGCTGCTCTGGCTGGTGGTTTATCTGGTGGTGATGCTGGGGGTTGTTCGTCCGCTGGGGAATTGGGTGTCGGGGCGGCAGCGGAGCATTGGGCTCTCGTATGAGCTGCTGGGAGTGGTGGTTGCGGTTGTGCTGGCTTCGGCTGCGGCGACGGAGGCGATTGGAGTGCATCCGCTATTTGGGGCTTTTCTGGCGGGTGTTTGCTTCCCGCGCATCGAGCGCTGGCAGAGTGAGGTTCGGACGCGGCTGGACATGATTGTGTCGGTGCTGTTGCTGCCGCTGTTCTTTGCATTGACCGGGATGCGGACGCGTCTGGATCTGTTGAGCGGCGGCAGGATATGGTTCTGGACGGCGATTGTGCTGGTGGTTGCGGTTGCTGGAAAGATGGGTGGAGCGGTGCTGGCGGCTCGCTGGACGGGGCAGTCGTGGCAGAACGCGATGGCGCTGGGGGCTCTGCTGAATACGCGTGGACTGGTGGAGTTGATTGTGTTGAATATTGCTTACAACGCGCATATCTTCTCGCCTACGTTGTTTACGATGCTGGTGGTGATGGCGCTGATTACGACGATGATTACGACTCCGATGCTGGACTTGTTGGGGATCAAACATGGAGCTGAGAAGACCAAGGATGTTTCTGAGATGGAAGCGGCTTAG
- a CDS encoding serine hydrolase domain-containing protein: MMRLRVVAAGVFGLVGMSSLMAQDTLPAATASQVDAAAAYVLAATGVPSASVAIVQGGKIAYVKAYGKARLGPVMEATPAMQYSVGSISKQFTAALVLLLVQDGKVKLDDPVGRYLPELTRAGEVTVRQVLSMTSGYQDFWPEDYVMSSMMEPTVPQHILDVWAKKPLDFEPGTEWQYSNTNYVIAGRIAEIAGGKPLIEQLQERIFKPLGMTGVLNSDASRLPETDPTGYYRHALGPLRPSPKEGTGWMFAAGELAMPARDLAKWNISMMDRTLLASASYDTMFTEVKLKSGKGSGYGLGVQVGERNGHRYIEHSGEVSGFVSENIVFPEDKVAITVLTNEDASSAASELERQIAPLVLGGVSDEDAAKAEARALAIYAGLQEGKLDRSQLTAFCDGYFSAEAVADFQESLKGLGVPGSFKQVAKELRGGMTFRVFAVQYPGKALRVTEYDEPDGKIEQYLVIPVGS, from the coding sequence ATGATGAGACTTCGGGTTGTGGCTGCTGGTGTGTTTGGGTTGGTGGGTATGTCGTCGCTGATGGCGCAGGATACCTTGCCTGCGGCGACGGCGAGCCAGGTCGATGCGGCGGCAGCGTATGTGCTGGCGGCGACGGGGGTGCCGAGCGCGTCGGTGGCTATCGTGCAGGGTGGGAAGATCGCCTATGTAAAGGCATATGGCAAGGCGCGGCTGGGGCCGGTGATGGAGGCGACGCCTGCGATGCAGTATTCGGTGGGGTCGATCAGCAAGCAGTTTACGGCGGCGCTGGTGTTGCTGCTGGTGCAGGATGGCAAGGTGAAGCTGGATGATCCGGTGGGGAGGTATCTGCCGGAGCTGACGCGGGCTGGCGAGGTGACGGTGCGGCAGGTGTTGTCGATGACCTCGGGGTATCAGGATTTTTGGCCCGAGGATTATGTGATGTCGTCGATGATGGAGCCGACGGTGCCGCAGCACATTCTGGATGTGTGGGCGAAGAAGCCGCTGGACTTCGAGCCGGGGACTGAGTGGCAGTACTCGAATACGAATTATGTGATTGCGGGGCGGATTGCGGAGATTGCTGGTGGCAAGCCGCTGATTGAGCAGTTGCAGGAGCGGATTTTTAAGCCGCTTGGGATGACGGGTGTGTTGAATTCGGATGCGAGCCGGTTGCCGGAGACGGATCCGACGGGGTACTACCGGCATGCACTGGGGCCGCTGCGGCCTTCGCCGAAGGAGGGGACGGGGTGGATGTTTGCCGCGGGAGAGCTGGCAATGCCGGCACGCGACCTGGCTAAGTGGAATATCAGCATGATGGATCGGACGCTGCTTGCTTCGGCGAGCTACGACACGATGTTTACCGAGGTGAAGCTGAAGAGTGGGAAGGGCTCGGGCTATGGGCTGGGGGTGCAGGTGGGTGAGCGCAATGGTCATCGCTATATAGAGCACAGCGGCGAGGTGTCGGGGTTTGTATCGGAGAATATCGTCTTCCCGGAGGACAAGGTGGCGATTACGGTGCTGACGAATGAGGATGCTTCGAGCGCAGCGAGTGAGTTGGAGCGGCAGATCGCTCCGCTGGTGCTGGGTGGAGTGAGCGATGAGGATGCGGCGAAGGCGGAGGCTCGGGCGCTGGCGATCTATGCGGGATTGCAGGAGGGGAAGCTTGATCGGTCGCAGTTGACGGCGTTCTGCGATGGTTATTTTTCTGCTGAGGCGGTGGCTGATTTTCAGGAGAGCTTGAAGGGGTTGGGGGTGCCGGGGAGTTTTAAGCAGGTTGCGAAGGAGCTGCGGGGTGGGATGACGTTTCGGGTGTTTGCGGTGCAGTATCCGGGGAAGGCGTTGCGGGTGACGGAGTATGACGAGCCGGATGGGAAGATTGAGCAGTATCTGGTGATTCCGGTGGGGAGTTAG
- a CDS encoding YtxH domain-containing protein, translated as MADNENGISGFGWFLAGLGVGALVGVLYAPKAGKETRDDIAAGALEARDKAAALAQQGKERATELAQQAQVHAAALKAQGKQHLDEYVDRGKEYYEKGRSQFNEYVEKGKGLVQEQQDKVAAAIDAGKEAYVTTTSDSHS; from the coding sequence ATGGCTGATAACGAAAACGGGATTAGTGGATTTGGATGGTTTCTGGCTGGGTTGGGTGTCGGTGCCCTGGTTGGGGTTTTGTATGCGCCGAAGGCTGGGAAAGAGACGCGGGACGATATTGCCGCGGGCGCGCTGGAGGCTCGCGACAAGGCGGCTGCTTTGGCGCAGCAGGGCAAGGAACGCGCGACGGAGCTGGCACAGCAGGCTCAGGTTCATGCGGCTGCTTTGAAGGCGCAGGGTAAGCAGCACCTGGACGAGTATGTGGATCGCGGCAAGGAGTACTACGAGAAGGGGCGCAGCCAGTTCAACGAGTATGTTGAAAAGGGCAAGGGGCTGGTGCAGGAGCAGCAGGATAAGGTTGCGGCTGCGATTGATGCGGGCAAGGAAGCTTACGTCACGACGACGTCGGATTCGCACTCCTAA
- the mnmA gene encoding tRNA 2-thiouridine(34) synthase MnmA: MPTAETIAVAMSGGVDSSAVAALLRAQGHTLVGLTLQLWNQRRLAGHEGMPEAVQGRCCSIDDVYDARRVAEQLDIPYYLVNQQARFEAEVVRPFVSEYLAGRTPIPCTLCNNHLKFDQLLITARQIGADKIATGHYARNHFDETRNRWILSRPEDKSKDQTYFLFGLTQEQLSRTLFPLGEMQKPAVRVMASEAGLNVATKPDSQEICFIPGGDYNTFLRAYLDEQGEDLPDSSGELVTTTGQVVGHHAGIHSFTVGQRKGLGLTSPDPLYVLKIHPDSHQVTVGSDNDLMATELNADRLNWISIPGLDAGQTIRVSIKIRHRHTPALATLRSTGPETVQAIFDTPQRAITPGQSAVFYQEDEVVGGGWII, encoded by the coding sequence ATGCCCACAGCCGAGACCATCGCCGTCGCCATGTCCGGAGGAGTCGACTCCTCCGCCGTCGCCGCGCTTCTCCGCGCGCAAGGGCACACCCTCGTCGGCCTCACCCTCCAGCTCTGGAACCAGCGCCGCCTCGCCGGACACGAAGGCATGCCAGAAGCCGTCCAGGGCCGCTGCTGTTCTATCGATGATGTCTACGACGCCCGCCGCGTAGCCGAGCAGCTCGACATCCCCTACTACCTCGTCAACCAACAAGCCCGCTTCGAGGCCGAGGTCGTCCGTCCCTTCGTCTCCGAGTACCTCGCCGGCCGCACGCCCATCCCCTGCACCCTCTGCAACAACCACCTCAAGTTCGACCAGCTCCTCATCACCGCCCGCCAGATCGGCGCCGACAAGATCGCCACCGGCCACTACGCCCGCAACCACTTCGACGAAACCCGCAACCGCTGGATCCTCTCCCGCCCCGAGGACAAGTCCAAGGACCAAACCTACTTCCTCTTCGGCCTCACGCAGGAGCAGCTCTCCCGCACCCTCTTTCCCCTCGGCGAGATGCAGAAGCCCGCCGTCCGCGTCATGGCCTCCGAAGCCGGCCTCAACGTCGCCACCAAGCCCGACTCGCAGGAGATCTGCTTCATCCCCGGCGGCGACTACAACACCTTCCTCCGCGCCTACCTCGACGAGCAGGGCGAAGACCTCCCCGACTCCTCCGGCGAGCTCGTCACCACCACCGGCCAGGTCGTCGGCCATCACGCCGGAATCCACAGCTTCACCGTCGGCCAGCGCAAGGGCCTCGGCCTCACCTCGCCCGACCCGCTCTACGTCCTCAAGATCCACCCCGACTCCCACCAGGTCACCGTCGGCAGCGACAACGACCTCATGGCCACCGAGCTCAACGCCGACCGCCTCAACTGGATCTCCATCCCCGGCCTAGACGCCGGACAAACCATCCGCGTCAGCATCAAGATTCGCCACCGCCACACACCCGCCCTCGCAACCCTCCGCAGCACCGGCCCCGAAACCGTCCAGGCCATCTTCGACACCCCCCAGCGCGCCATCACCCCCGGCCAATCCGCCGTCTTCTACCAGGAAGACGAAGTAGTAGGCGGCGGCTGGATCATCTAA
- a CDS encoding ABC transporter permease, protein MQDLRYAIRQLRKNSGFALTTILTLALGIGATTAIFSLVNAVLLRPLPFPEQDRLMWLHQQDHSLPGIVPEALSYPDYFDWRAQNHTFSGIASYHSLAVTLETSGEAQHLDAQTVSANLFQVLGVAPMLGRDLRWDDEKPGNHTVMLSYSLWQSSFGSAKDIAGTTIKLGNNDYVVAGVMPKSFQFPLEGPAPALWVSLADDTTGKSPSTGQRGNDSLSVIGRLKPGVTLEQAKADLNLVAVNLARQYPDSNKWYTSALMELELQHMIGDTRVALRVLFGAVTLVLLIACANVAGLLLARGSRRSAEFALRAAIGASRAEIIRQLLVESVVLSLCGGVAGVALAFGLLRGMVRLMLFDIPRVEYASIDASALVFAMVISVVTGLLFGVLPAWRMSHLEPVQALREGTRSVAGSRGQHRLHNGLVVAQTAIGLVLLVGSGLLIRSFVHILNVDPGFDPRRVLTARVGVPFDRLAHDQHLQFYNQLVARLSTLPGVQSVSAGWPLPMSDSNASVSFSIAGKPIAKADHPSESIGIVLPGYFATMRIPLLSGRTFGEQDGTKTVPVMMINQAFARKYFPGENPIGKHIQADLGDDVIEHPMREVVGVVGDIKRKGLTADVEPQYFLPYTQAVITNPFLTIRTSGDPAAIENALRAAVHEMDKGVPVYQVSTLETYISKSVAQPRFQTLLLSCFAAIALMLSAIGLYGLLSYMVVQRTLEIGLRMALGAQRTDVLRMIVRRGLTLALIGLIAGLAVSAMMARLLSGMLYGVGPSDPVTFATVTALLLLVSLTASTVPAYRAARLDPMETLREQ, encoded by the coding sequence ATGCAAGACCTTCGCTACGCTATCCGCCAACTCCGTAAGAACTCCGGCTTCGCTCTCACGACCATCCTGACGCTTGCGCTAGGTATCGGCGCGACCACAGCCATCTTTAGTCTGGTGAATGCTGTTCTGCTCCGCCCTCTGCCGTTTCCCGAGCAGGACCGGCTGATGTGGCTCCATCAGCAAGACCATTCGCTGCCGGGCATAGTGCCAGAGGCACTGAGCTATCCGGACTACTTCGATTGGCGCGCACAAAACCACACCTTCAGCGGCATTGCTTCTTATCACTCGCTAGCGGTAACTCTTGAGACGTCTGGCGAGGCCCAGCATCTGGATGCACAGACGGTCTCGGCGAACCTCTTTCAGGTACTGGGTGTAGCCCCGATGCTGGGGAGGGATCTTCGCTGGGATGATGAGAAGCCGGGCAATCATACGGTGATGTTGAGCTACTCGCTCTGGCAGTCGTCCTTCGGTTCCGCGAAGGATATCGCCGGTACCACGATCAAGCTGGGCAACAATGACTACGTCGTTGCTGGTGTTATGCCTAAGAGTTTCCAGTTTCCGCTTGAGGGTCCAGCGCCTGCTTTATGGGTCTCACTTGCGGACGATACGACGGGAAAGAGTCCCAGCACCGGCCAACGCGGCAATGATTCCTTGAGCGTCATCGGACGACTGAAGCCCGGAGTAACGCTCGAACAGGCCAAAGCGGATCTCAACCTGGTTGCCGTCAATCTGGCTCGCCAGTATCCCGACTCCAACAAGTGGTACACCTCCGCTTTAATGGAGCTCGAACTGCAGCACATGATCGGCGACACCAGGGTGGCGTTGCGTGTGCTCTTCGGCGCGGTCACGCTGGTGTTGTTGATTGCGTGCGCCAACGTTGCCGGGTTATTGCTGGCGCGCGGCTCACGACGAAGCGCGGAGTTCGCGTTGCGTGCAGCCATCGGGGCAAGCCGCGCGGAGATTATCCGGCAGTTGCTGGTGGAGTCGGTGGTGTTATCTCTCTGCGGCGGAGTCGCAGGCGTGGCGTTGGCTTTTGGCTTGTTGCGTGGCATGGTGAGGCTGATGCTGTTCGATATTCCGCGTGTGGAATATGCTTCGATCGATGCAAGTGCCCTCGTGTTTGCCATGGTCATCTCTGTTGTTACGGGGCTGTTGTTCGGCGTACTTCCCGCGTGGAGGATGTCGCATCTCGAACCTGTGCAGGCATTGAGAGAGGGCACTCGGAGTGTAGCTGGCAGCCGCGGGCAACATCGTCTACACAACGGACTTGTGGTTGCGCAGACAGCCATTGGACTCGTACTGCTGGTGGGCTCCGGTCTGCTCATCCGAAGTTTTGTTCACATCCTGAACGTCGATCCCGGCTTCGATCCGAGGCGCGTGTTGACCGCCAGAGTAGGTGTGCCGTTCGACCGGCTGGCTCACGACCAGCACCTCCAGTTTTATAACCAGTTGGTAGCGCGGCTTTCTACATTGCCCGGGGTACAGTCCGTGTCGGCAGGATGGCCGCTGCCCATGAGCGACAGCAATGCAAGTGTCTCGTTTAGCATTGCGGGAAAGCCGATCGCCAAGGCTGACCATCCGAGTGAATCGATCGGCATAGTACTGCCCGGTTACTTTGCGACGATGCGTATCCCTCTTCTCTCCGGGCGCACGTTTGGCGAGCAGGACGGTACGAAGACAGTGCCGGTGATGATGATCAACCAGGCCTTTGCGCGCAAGTATTTCCCAGGTGAGAATCCAATCGGCAAGCACATTCAAGCGGATTTGGGGGATGATGTGATCGAGCATCCGATGCGCGAGGTGGTAGGAGTGGTGGGAGACATCAAGCGGAAGGGGCTGACCGCCGATGTGGAGCCTCAGTATTTCCTGCCCTACACACAGGCGGTAATTACAAATCCGTTCCTTACGATCCGCACCAGCGGCGATCCGGCGGCCATAGAGAACGCGCTTCGCGCCGCCGTCCACGAGATGGACAAGGGGGTCCCCGTCTACCAGGTTTCGACGCTGGAAACCTATATCTCCAAGTCAGTGGCTCAGCCGCGTTTCCAGACCCTGCTGCTGAGCTGCTTCGCAGCGATTGCACTGATGCTCTCAGCGATCGGATTGTACGGCCTGCTCTCCTACATGGTGGTGCAGCGCACGTTGGAGATAGGGTTGCGGATGGCGCTGGGGGCGCAGCGGACAGATGTGCTGCGTATGATCGTCCGGCGTGGCTTGACGCTCGCATTGATCGGGTTGATCGCGGGCTTGGCGGTCAGTGCCATGATGGCGCGCCTGCTATCCGGAATGTTGTACGGTGTCGGCCCCTCCGATCCGGTCACCTTCGCAACCGTGACGGCGCTTCTACTACTCGTAAGCCTGACTGCAAGCACTGTGCCTGCATACCGCGCAGCACGACTTGATCCCATGGAAACACTGCGAGAGCAGTAG
- a CDS encoding M61 family metallopeptidase produces MPRSTSLLLAVALSASAFAQTTPIKIIADLSEAPRKLYHAEVDIPVKPGPVTLITPEWIPGNHRPTGPVEDITGVVFTANGEPLKWRRDNVNLYEFHVTIPKGVATLHAHLDCIVTNRVSQKLAVLEWEKLLLYPANTPVKDIPIQPSVIVPTGWGIGTALTPEGTGNPPVTTGVDESAHGPTPGATITHYAATTVEQLEDSPVITGQYFHEFPLAPEVSPKHYIDVVADAPEDSQLRPALLAELSNLVRETGAAYDSRHYHVYHFLLTLSDVAGGEGLEHGQSSDNGVGEKGFSDEMHQLAESDLLSHEFTHSWNGKYRRPGRLYQPDFATMQQGDLLWVYEGMTQYLGNVLAARSGLKSQEQYHDMLAMSAASLDSKPGREWRSTEDTAIAASILRGGNPAWSNWKRNQDYYQEGELFWLDADTLIRKQTDNKKSLTDFLHIFLGKGGNTGPLIVPYERPELVADLNQVTPYDWATFIQTHIDNLNPRADLDGIERGGYKLVYTDKPSKAQTTMASSSRRDGLNLWYSLGLRIAADGTLVDVRWNGPADKAQLAPGQKIIAINGNIFSTDALKAAIDEAKGKTDPIHLILQSDTFVSTADINYHDGQRYPKLVRVDGTPDYLDDITKPLTTPEKAPEEKKKDDM; encoded by the coding sequence ATGCCCAGAAGCACCAGCCTCCTCCTCGCTGTAGCCCTCTCTGCCTCCGCCTTCGCCCAAACCACCCCCATCAAAATCATCGCCGACCTCTCTGAAGCTCCCCGCAAGCTCTACCACGCCGAGGTCGACATCCCCGTCAAACCCGGCCCCGTCACCCTCATCACCCCCGAGTGGATCCCCGGTAACCACCGCCCCACCGGTCCCGTCGAAGACATCACCGGTGTCGTCTTCACCGCCAACGGTGAGCCCCTCAAGTGGCGCCGCGACAACGTCAACCTCTACGAGTTCCACGTCACCATCCCTAAGGGCGTCGCCACCCTTCACGCGCACCTCGACTGCATCGTCACCAATCGCGTTAGCCAGAAGCTAGCCGTCCTCGAGTGGGAAAAGCTCCTCCTCTACCCCGCCAACACGCCCGTCAAAGACATCCCCATCCAGCCCTCCGTCATCGTTCCCACCGGCTGGGGCATCGGCACCGCGCTCACCCCGGAAGGCACCGGCAATCCGCCCGTTACCACCGGCGTCGATGAGTCCGCACACGGCCCCACCCCCGGCGCGACCATCACGCACTACGCCGCCACCACCGTCGAGCAGCTCGAAGACTCCCCCGTCATCACCGGTCAGTACTTCCACGAGTTCCCCCTCGCGCCAGAGGTCTCTCCCAAGCACTACATCGACGTCGTAGCCGACGCCCCCGAAGACTCCCAGCTACGCCCCGCCCTCCTCGCCGAGCTCTCCAACCTCGTCCGCGAGACCGGAGCCGCCTACGACTCCCGCCACTACCACGTCTACCACTTCCTCCTCACCCTCTCCGACGTCGCCGGCGGCGAAGGCCTCGAGCACGGCCAGTCCTCTGACAACGGCGTGGGAGAAAAGGGCTTCTCCGACGAAATGCACCAACTCGCCGAGTCCGATCTCCTCTCCCACGAGTTCACCCACTCCTGGAACGGCAAATATCGCCGTCCCGGCCGCCTCTACCAGCCCGACTTCGCCACCATGCAGCAGGGCGATCTCCTCTGGGTCTACGAAGGCATGACGCAGTACCTCGGCAACGTCCTCGCGGCCCGCTCCGGCCTCAAATCGCAGGAGCAGTACCACGATATGCTCGCCATGTCAGCCGCCAGCCTCGACTCCAAGCCCGGCCGCGAATGGCGCAGCACCGAAGACACCGCCATCGCCGCCAGCATCCTCCGCGGCGGCAACCCCGCCTGGTCCAACTGGAAGCGCAACCAGGACTACTACCAGGAGGGCGAGCTCTTCTGGCTCGACGCCGACACCCTCATCCGCAAACAGACCGACAACAAGAAGTCCCTCACCGACTTCCTCCACATCTTCCTCGGCAAAGGCGGCAACACCGGCCCGCTCATCGTCCCCTACGAGCGCCCCGAACTAGTAGCCGACCTCAACCAGGTCACTCCCTACGACTGGGCCACCTTCATCCAGACCCACATCGACAACCTCAACCCCCGCGCCGACCTCGACGGCATCGAGCGCGGCGGCTACAAGCTCGTCTACACCGACAAGCCCAGCAAGGCCCAGACCACCATGGCCAGCTCCAGCCGTCGCGATGGCCTCAACCTCTGGTACTCCCTCGGCCTCCGCATCGCCGCTGACGGCACCCTCGTCGACGTCCGCTGGAACGGCCCCGCCGACAAAGCCCAGCTAGCCCCCGGACAGAAGATCATCGCCATCAACGGCAACATCTTCTCAACCGACGCACTCAAGGCCGCCATCGACGAAGCCAAGGGCAAGACCGACCCCATCCACCTCATCCTCCAATCCGACACCTTCGTCTCCACCGCCGACATCAACTACCACGACGGCCAACGCTATCCCAAGCTCGTCCGCGTAGACGGCACCCCCGACTACCTCGACGACATCACCAAACCCCTCACCACCCCCGAGAAAGCTCCGGAAGAAAAGAAGAAAGACGACATGTAA
- a CDS encoding YfiT family bacillithiol transferase, with protein sequence MSEPPNLQYPIGKCEHPETLTTEERSIAIDILAALPQQLATAIDGLNDAQLNTPYRPDGWTIRQLVHHIADSDLTAYSWMRLSLTEDWPTVFDYNPASLAELPDSALSPFISLQLLECLHQRWVTTLRAIPESDWATRGYIHPESGRCTLEQTLAMYAWHSRHHLAHILNYRNTTKPAPPQANLARLVY encoded by the coding sequence ATGAGCGAACCACCCAACCTGCAATATCCCATCGGCAAATGCGAGCATCCCGAAACTCTCACCACCGAAGAGCGCTCCATCGCCATCGACATCCTCGCCGCTCTCCCGCAACAACTCGCCACCGCCATCGACGGACTCAACGACGCGCAACTCAACACCCCCTACCGCCCCGACGGATGGACCATCCGCCAACTCGTTCACCACATCGCCGACAGCGACCTCACCGCCTACTCCTGGATGCGCCTCTCCCTCACCGAAGACTGGCCCACCGTCTTCGACTACAACCCCGCCTCACTCGCCGAACTTCCCGACTCAGCACTCTCCCCATTCATCTCCCTCCAACTCCTCGAATGCCTCCACCAACGCTGGGTCACCACCCTCCGCGCCATACCCGAATCCGACTGGGCGACACGCGGCTACATCCATCCCGAGAGCGGACGCTGCACCCTCGAACAAACACTCGCCATGTACGCCTGGCACTCCCGCCATCACCTCGCCCACATCCTCAACTACCGCAACACCACAAAACCCGCGCCACCACAAGCGAATCTCGCCAGGTTGGTATACTAA
- a CDS encoding BON domain-containing protein, with amino-acid sequence MHSTRTTSIFRAATLAALALTLAVAGCKSAPPPPDDTALNAAVQTKITSDSAISTEPIQSSVQSGVAILQGAVSSEAAKALAASDASQVPGIKSVVNQLTVETAAQTPPPAAPVAPAPVPTRPGKPSAGLKKRPAYIPPPPPQQPAPIERQQPVQQAVQPPLQQPAPPPPPAFRTVTIPAGSTLPVSITQTLDSATTQTGDAFSGTIASDVIIDGLVAIPAGTTVNGRVDEVHEAGHFKGSSLLTISLTTLNRRGEHLPITTDPFSKEGNGRGKNTAEKVGGGAAVGAILGGIFGGGKGAAIGAAAGGGLGAGANGVTRGQQVQIPSETLVRFRLTNSIAVRASTNPAGSGDNNLQHHNSN; translated from the coding sequence ATGCACTCCACAAGAACGACCTCCATCTTCCGAGCAGCAACACTCGCGGCACTGGCCCTCACTCTGGCCGTCGCCGGCTGCAAATCGGCCCCGCCGCCGCCCGATGACACAGCGCTGAACGCCGCCGTCCAGACCAAGATCACCAGCGATAGCGCCATCAGCACGGAGCCGATTCAGAGCTCGGTACAGAGCGGAGTCGCGATCCTGCAAGGTGCCGTCAGCAGCGAAGCCGCAAAGGCCCTCGCAGCCAGCGACGCCAGTCAGGTTCCCGGCATCAAATCCGTCGTCAACCAGCTCACCGTCGAAACCGCCGCGCAGACACCCCCGCCAGCCGCTCCTGTCGCTCCAGCTCCCGTGCCCACCCGGCCCGGCAAACCATCCGCCGGCCTGAAGAAAAGGCCTGCCTACATTCCGCCGCCACCGCCGCAGCAGCCCGCTCCCATCGAGCGCCAGCAGCCCGTGCAGCAAGCCGTCCAGCCGCCCTTGCAACAGCCCGCGCCCCCACCACCGCCAGCCTTCCGAACAGTCACCATCCCCGCCGGTTCCACCCTGCCCGTCAGCATCACGCAGACTCTCGACAGCGCCACCACCCAGACCGGCGACGCCTTCTCCGGAACCATTGCCAGCGACGTCATCATCGACGGCCTCGTAGCCATCCCCGCCGGAACCACCGTCAACGGCCGCGTCGATGAGGTCCACGAAGCAGGCCACTTCAAGGGCAGCTCCCTGCTCACCATCTCCCTCACGACACTCAACCGCCGCGGCGAACACCTCCCCATCACCACCGACCCCTTCAGCAAAGAAGGCAACGGCCGTGGCAAAAATACCGCCGAAAAAGTGGGAGGCGGAGCCGCCGTCGGCGCTATCCTCGGCGGTATCTTCGGAGGCGGCAAAGGAGCCGCCATCGGCGCGGCCGCAGGCGGCGGCCTCGGTGCCGGAGCCAACGGAGTCACCCGTGGACAGCAGGTTCAGATCCCATCCGAAACCCTCGTCCGCTTCCGCCTCACCAACTCCATCGCCGTCCGCGCCTCCACCAACCCCGCAGGATCGGGCGACAACAACCTTCAGCATCACAACAGCAACTAA